The Temnothorax longispinosus isolate EJ_2023e chromosome 4, Tlon_JGU_v1, whole genome shotgun sequence genome has a window encoding:
- the LOC139811819 gene encoding putative glutathione-specific gamma-glutamylcyclotransferase 2 — translation MNSTQENELWVFGYGSLCWYPGFSYTRSTTGYVKGFSRRFWQGNITHRGTAEKPARVATLIEDKEAVVYGRAFQLEDSAALSYLENRECSLGGYLTTIATFHSRDGDKQFPVVIYIATNKNEQWLGEASLQTIARQITECSGPSGHNVEYLLRLAEFMHRYLPEAHDEHLFTLEMLVRSQIKEESMCLATLMGNRNFVVDLDVEDAESAVQAEEINGRPRESSFQFSARIPSKSLRCVKM, via the exons ATGAATAGTACGCAAGAAAACGAACTCTGGGTATTTGGATATGGGTCACTCTGCTGGTATCCCGGTTTCTCATATACTAGAAGCACAACCGGCTACGTGAAGGGCTTCAGCAGGCGGTTCTGGCAGGGCAACATCACGCATCGCGGAACGGCAGAAAAG CCTGCACGAGTCGCCACCCTAATCGAGGACAAAGAG GCTGTAGTTTACGGACGAGCGTTTCAGCTTGAAGACAGCGCGGCGTTATCCTATTTGGAAAACCGCGAATGCTCCTTAGGAGGATACCTGACGACCATCGCGACATTTCACAGCCGGGACGGGGACAAGCAATTCCCCGTAGTAATTTACATCGCCACCAACAAGAACGAGCAGTGGCTCGGCGAGGCATCGTTGCAGACTATAGCGCGTCAAATTACTGAATGTTCCGGTCCGAGCGGACATAACGTCGAATACCTCTTACG CTTGGCGGAGTTCATGCACCGTTACTTGCCGGAGGCGCACGACGAGCATCTCTTCACGCTAGAAATGCTGGTGCGCTCGCAAATAAAGGAAGAGAGCATGTGCTTGGCGACGCTGATGGGAAATCGCAACTTCGTCGTCGACCTCGACGTCGAGGACGCGGAATCGGCCGTTCAAGCGGAAGAAATTAACGGGCGACCCCGCGAGAGCTCCTTCCAATTCAGCGCGCGGATCCCGTCCAAGAGCTTGCGTTGCGTAAAAATGTAG